Proteins found in one Fusarium keratoplasticum isolate Fu6.1 chromosome 12, whole genome shotgun sequence genomic segment:
- a CDS encoding Beta-galactosidase, with amino-acid sequence MGESVRLEPKGIPLQEDESRPDYSNEAVFRRNCLPTRSYHIPDTSLLLNGTWDFHLASTPLEAPEPTATKGLAWGGIQVPGHWQLQGHGKPWYTNVQFPIPVCPPYVPTENPTGSYRRKFNVPPAWGADSQLRLRFEGVDSAYHVWVNGALVGYAQGSRNPSEFDISSFVDRHGENELFVRVYQWSDATYIEDQDQWWLSGIFRDVRLISFPASRIEDLFLRTDLDAAYENATLSATVDVFTGGPGTIELTLSELDKNGGAVIGKTEVSVNHETKKAELNLKVDKPNKWTAETPYLYQTEITLKSADSKTSHKVQQRIGFRKVELIDGLMTVNGKPIRLRGVNRHEHHPLLGRSVPLEFAKRDLLLMKTHNINALRCAHQPHDPRILDLCDELGLWVMGEADLECHGFYDAVARPLDIPEEMDYGERKKLAFPQAAQFTSNNPKWKDAYLDRIQAVINRDKNHTSIIIWSLGNEAFYGDNHKAMFEYATKVDPGRLVHYEGDEQAVTTHMYSYMYPSVEKLIQSCKEEGVKDGKFDKPIVLCEYGHAMGNGPGWLEDYEQAFRDYPRLQGGFIWEWANHGLWKEEDGQGFYAYGGDFGDEPNDGTFVMDGLVSSTHQPTPGLTEFKKVIQPVGFSLEGSNLIIENWHDFADLSHLGATFQVEALGETSTLLQAGSIELPSIPAGEKASVPLPLDSKRYGSQNEVYLTVTLTLKQATSWAPAGHQIAWFQHQLQGPSTKTLAATNALTSQLSVSQEGPTVTVAGTGFNFTFDRARGALKTWTANGHTLLEADPTTGVAISPSFWRPKTDNDVPISLPYWKRFGVDALTSQLRSFKVDSSDSKKTVIKAHTFISPPVLDWGWNCEVEYTVHVTGALGINVARLAPTGSFPEHVPRIGLNVYGNKGLEHVNWFGLGPGESYPDKKLSQRVGIWGVESVSDLHTHYDVPQENGNRMEARWLTLRDAKSPSTGLKATRLGTGEQSHFSFVVSRHRDDTIQKAKHPHNLFEEDATLFRLDAKVAGVGTAACGPGVREDLLVKTEEVSFNFLIEPL; translated from the exons ATGGGAGAGAGCGTCAGACTAGAGCCCAAGGGCATCCCCCTCCAAGAGGACGAGTCTCGTCCCGATTACTCCAACGAGGCCGTCTTCAGGAGAAATTGCCTCCCCACCCGATCATATCATATCCCCGACACCTCGTTGCTTCTCAATGGCACTTGGGACTTTCACCTGGCCTCCACACCGCTCGAGGCTCCGGAGCCGACCGCGACAAAGGGCCTCGCTTGGGGAGGGATCCAAGTGCCGGGCCATTGGCAGCTGCAAGGGCACGGCAAGCCTTGGTACACCAACGTCCAGTTCCCCATCCCCGTGTGCCCTCCCTATGTTCCTACTGAGAACCCCACTGGAAGTTATCGTCGAAAGTTCAATGTTCCTCCTGCTTGGGGCGCGGATTCTCAGCTGAGGCTTCGCTTTGAGGGCGTTGATAGCGCGTACCATGTGTGGGTCAATGGCGCGTTGGTTGGATACGCTCAAGGCTCAAGGAACCCATCAGAGTTTGACATTTCTTCATTTGTCGACCGACATGGAGAAAATGAGCTGTTTGTCAGGGTCTATCAGTGGTCTGACGCGACCTACATCGAAGATCAAGACCAATGGTGGCTATCAG GTATCTTCAGAGACGTTCGTCTCATTTCTTTCCCTGCGTCTAGAATTGAGGACCTTTTCCTTCGAACAGACCTCGATGCTGCCTATGAGAATGCCACCCTCAGTGCAACTGTCGACGTGTTCACCGGAGGCCCTGGCACCATTGAGCTCACGCTTTCTGAGCTCGACAAGAACGGTGGTGCCGTGATTGGCAAGACCGAGGTCTCTGTGAACCATGAaaccaagaaggccgagctcaacctcaaggtcgacaagCCCAACAAATGGACAGCGGAGACGCCATACCTTTACCAGACTGAAATCACACTTAAGTCCGCCGACTCAAAGACTTCTCACAAGGTGCAACAACGCATCGGCTTCCGCAAGGTTGAGCTCATCGACGGTCTGATGACTGTCAACGGAAAGCCCATCCGCTTGAGGGGAGTCAACCGTCACGAACACCACCCACTACTCGGTCGCTCCGTTCCCCTCGAATTCGCTAAGAGGGACCTtttgttgatgaagacgcACAATATCAACGCTCTTCGATGCGCTCATCAGCCTCACGACCCCCGAATCCTCGATCTATGCGATGAACTTGGTCTGTGGGTCATGGGAGAGGCTGACCTCGAGTGCCACGGCTTCTACGATGCTGTTGCTCGCCCTCTCGACATCCCTGAAGAGATGGATTAcggagagagaaagaagctTGCCTTCCCTCAAGCTGCACAATTCACTTCCAACAACCCCAAGTGGAAGGATGCCTACCTCGATCGTATCCAAGCCGTCATCAACCGCGACAAGAACCACACCAGTATCATCATTTGGAGTCTCGGTAACGAAGCTTTCTACGGAGATAACCATAAAGCCATGTTCGAATATGCCACAAAGGTTGATCCAGGTCGACTGGTCCACTACGAAGGAGACGAGCAGGCTGTCACAACACATATGTACAGTTACATGTATCCCAGCGTCGAGAAACTCATCCAGTCTTGCAAGGAGGAAGGCGTCAAGGACGGAAAGTTCGACAAACCCATCGTCCTATGCGAGTATGGTCACGCCATGGGCAACGGCCCAGGATGGCTCGAGGACTACGAACAGGCTTTCCGTGATTACCCACGTCTTCAAGGTGGTTTCATCTGGGAATGGGCCAACCACGGTCTAtggaaggaagaggatggccaGGGCTTCTACGCCTATGGTGGTGACTTTGGCGATGAGCCCAATGACGGCACTTTTGTCATGGATGGCTTGGTCAGCAGCACTCACCAGCCAACTCCAGGTTTGACCGAATTCAAAAAGGTCATCCAACCTGTTGGGTTCTCTCTTGAGGGCAGCAACTTGATCATCGAGAACTGGCATGACTTTGCCGACCTAAGCCACCTTGGGGCGACTTTCCAGGTGGAAGCCCTGGGAGAGAC ATCTACCTTGCTTCAAGCAGGCTCTATAGAGCTCCCCTCTATCCCTGCCGGCGAGAAGGCATCCGTCCCCCTTCCTCTCGATTCCAAGCGATACGGCAGCCAGAACGAAGTCTACTTGACGGTAACCCTGACCCTCAAGCAGGCGACCTCCTGGGCCCCCGCTGGCCACCAAATCGCATGGTTCCAGCATCAACTCCAAGGCCCCAGCACCAAGACCCTCGCTGCAACCAACGCCCTTACCTCTCAGCTGTCTGTGTCTCAGGAAGGACCAACTGTTACCGTCGCCGGAACTGGCTTCAACTTCACATTCGATCGGGCTCGTGGTGCTCTCAAGACCTGGACAGCAAATGGACACACACTGCTAGAGGCAGACCCCACAACTGGCGTTGCCATTAGTCCCTCATTCTGGCGGCCCAAGACTGATAACGACGTCCCTATCTCCCTGCCATATTGGAAGCGATTCGGTGTCGACGCCCTTACATCACAGCTGCGCTCTTTCAAGGTGGATTCATCCGACTCAAAGAAGACCGTGATCAAGGCTCACACATTTATCTCCCCGCCGGTACTCGACTGGGGCTGGAACTGCGAGGTCGAGTACACAGTTCACGTCACGGGCGCCCTCGGCATTAACGTGGCCCGTCTTGCGCCTACTGGATCCTTCCCAGAGCATGTTCCTCGAATTGGCCTGAATGTCTACGGCAACAAGGGTCTGGAGCATGTCAACTGGTTTGGTCTTGGCCCTGGAGAGAGCTACCCTGATAAGAAGCTGTCCCAGCGCGTGGGCATCTGGGGCGTCGAGTCCGTTTCAGACCTACACACTCATTATGACGTTCCTCAGGAGAACGGAAACAGAATGGAAGCCAGATGGCTAACCCTCAGAGACGCCAAGTCTCCCAGTACTGGGTTGAAGGCGACTCGCCTGGGAACTGGAGAGCAATCACACTTCAGTTTCGTCGTGTCACGTCACAGAGACGATACCATCCAGAAGGCTAAACATCCTCATAACCTCTttgaggaggatgccacTCTTTTCAGATTGGATGCCAAGGTCGCTGGTGTTGGAACGGCAGCTTGTGGCCCTGGTGTGAGGGAGGATCTTTTGGTCAAGACTGAGGAAGTGAGCTTTAACTTTTTGATAGAACCACTCTAG
- a CDS encoding FAD-binding-3 domain-containing protein encodes MTSSPQPVLIIGAGISGLLLAQHLRQQGIPSRVFERDADLATRGAGWGLTLHWSLPALRSLLPGNLVDRLPEAYVDRSAVAEGLSSSFPFFDISTGELKASTPKAPESDRIRVTREGLRNILATDIEIEWEKQIALLSYGPDSVTATFEDGESATGRLLVACDGAQSIVRHILFPDNAETHKIPVRMLGAKLDLLPEQTKSLRELDPFFMQGTSSANDSFVYVSLLDTPGNHGDVFHPYVYQMCVSWPYREGFLDDPAPTEIPPTDDEKYKFIRRLAETWTEPFRTLALSVPEDAELKPLAPQDFPPPQGLRTTGRAVLMGDAIHAMAMYRGEGANHVILDVADFVEKVLPALKENKGTEELRSALNEYEDAVVKRTRPGVLASRQACLDAHEWGRINNTSPLLTRRAPQLALPEGY; translated from the exons ATGACTTCCTCACCACAGCCCGTGCTCATCATCGGAGCCGGCATCAGTGGCCTGCTCCTCGCCCAGCACCTCCGCCAGCAGGGCATCCCCAGCCGCGTCTTTGAGCGAGACGCTGATCTCGCCACCCGCGGCGCCGGCTGGGGCCTGACGTTGCACTGGTCCCTCCCGGCGCTGAGATCGCTGCTGCCCGGCAACCTGGTCGACCGTCTCCCGGAGGCCTATGTTGATCGATCGGCTGTCGCCGAGGGTCTTTCTTCGAGCTTTCCCTTCTTCGACATTAGCACCGGAGAGCTCAAGGCCTCGACTCCCAAGGCCCCCGAGTCGGACCGCATCCGTGTCACTCGGGAGGGTCTGCGGAACATCTTGGCGACGGACATCGAGATTGAG TGGGAGAAACAAATTGCCCTATTGTCATACGGCCCTGACTCTGTTACCGCTACGTTTGAGGATGGCGAGTCGGCCACGGGACGGCTTCTCGTCGCCTGCGATGGCGCTCAGTCCATCGTGCGCCATATCCTCTTCCCGGACAACGCGGAAACACATAAAATTCCCGTCCGGATGCTGGGAGCGAAACTTGATCTACTGCCTGAGCAGACCAAGTCACTCCGGGAGCTAGATCCCTTCTTCATGCAGGGTACCTCATCCGCAAATGATTCCTTCGTATACGTTAGCC TGCTCGATACGCCGGGTAACCATGGTGACGTCTTCCACCCATACGTCTACCAGATGTGCGTGTCTTGGCCGTATCGCGAgggcttcctcgacgacccagCACCCACCGAGATCCCACCCACAGATGATGAAAAGTACAAGTTCATAAGACGCCTCGCCGAAACATGGACTGAGCCTTTCCGAACTCTTGCACTCAGCGTTCCTGAAGATGCCGAGCTCAAGCCCCTTGCTCCCCAGGACTTTCCTCCGCCACAAGGTCTCCGTACGACCGGTCGAGCAGTTCTGATGGGAGACGCCATCCACGCCATGGCCATGT ATCGTGGTGAGGGTGCAAACCACGTCATCCTTGATGTCGCCGACTTTGTAGAGAAGGTGCTGCCAGCTCTGAAGGAGAACAAGGGTACCGAAGAACTGAGGTCGGCATTAAATGAGTATGAAGATGCAGTTGTGAAGAGAACACGGCCTGGTGTGTTAGCTTCACGTCAAGCCTGCCTAGATGCACATGAATGGGGAcgcatcaacaacacaaGTCCACTGCTCACAAGGAGAGCGCCCCAACTCGCGCTCCCTGAGGGCTATTAA
- a CDS encoding HET domain-containing protein, with protein sequence MLDQRVISLAPEGDSGEAPRARRPPRLRRALQRLLAEDIERTRVEKPSRSPPPTQGIFATPENDSFRRSYSYSDLDHTAQDIRLVRVFKDCHCNLIQCEFLPQSSLQEASGRYHTLSYCAGDPLKTKPILLEGVQFNVFSNLYHALEKTLAIWNPGGECILWIDQICINQHNDAERSHQVGFMRDIYTNSRGTFISLSTADTGGTGPNGLDWLKEFDEAYEAYRRGGAKHKVLFDISSAFRSPRNIVQHILQENLSSPAFMEGWASFYDFVQCPWWRRAWIHQEFICSPKAIFMYHDSTILSSRTSFLLLLCQVLQDFRIDDYFYHLATRYRARATKGDRDRLIEVYKRNMHASDSLKAIELLLNSKTTWRGDEDLKKVLAGSRHCRSSDPRDRVFAFLGLAHPGYDVETNYGKSNTLDAIILHTAKKIFEFERDLEILAFAVRTTKARLGVLPSWVPDWASTEILEDGHFAELPGQDKQFRHDAIGSSVIQLSPDANNVVLRVRGLHIDTLERHLPVWANAFYDAAFVTIRGHTVRSRSFAQEGDELWMLMGSKWPFVLRPCANGYMVISEAENIDLSARPAEKIHSDEILSRMRKGLERLRIIYLC encoded by the coding sequence ATGTTAGATCAGAGGGTGATTTCGCTTGCTCCAGAGGGGGATTCCGGCGAGGCTCCTCGTGCCAGAAGACCCCCTCGCTTACGGAGAGCCCTCCAGCGGTTGCTTGCTGAAGACATCGAACGGACGAGAGTTGAAAAACCGAGCCGCAGCCCACCGCCAACTCAAGGAATATTTGCAACTCCTGAGAACGATTCTTTCCGTCGATCGTACTCCTACAGCGACTTGGATCACACAGCGCAAGATATCAGGCTGGTTCGTGTCTTCAAAGACTGTCACTGCAACTTGATCCAGTGCGAGTTCCTCCCGCAGTCAAGCCTTCAAGAAGCGAGTGGAAGGTATCACACTCTATCTTATTGTGCAGGCGACCCGTTGAAAACGAAACCTATCCTCTTAGAAGGTGTCCAGTTCAATGTATTTTCCAACCTATATCACGCCCTAGAGAAGACTCTAGCAATTTGGAATCCGGGAGGAGAATGCATCCTCTGGATCGATCAAATTTGCATCAATCAGCACAATGACGCTGAACGGTCTCACCAGGTCGGCTTCATGCGGGATATTTACACCAACTCCCGAGGAACCTTCATATCGCTTTCAACGGCCGATACAGGTGGGACTGGCCCAAACGGACTGGACTGGCTGAAAGAATTTGACGAGGCCTATGAAGCGTATCGACGGGGTGGCGCCAAGCACAAGGTGTTGTTCGACATATCAAGCGCATTCCGATCCCCGCGCAACATCGTCCAGCACATCTTACAAGAAAATCTTTCAAGTCCCGCTTTCATGGAAGGTTGGGCTTCTTTCTATGATTTCGTTCAGTGTCCTTGGTGGAGACGCGCCTGGATACATCAAGAGTTCATATGCTCAcccaaggccatcttcatgTACCACGACAGCACTATTTTGTCCTCGCGCACTTCCTTCCTCTTACTCCTCTGCCAAGTCTTGCAGGACTTTCGAATAGACGACTACTTCTACCATCTGGCGACGAGATATAGGGCTAGAGCGACGAAGGGCGATAGAGATCGCCTGATAGAGGTGTACAAGAGAAACATGCATGCCTCCGACTCGCTTAAGGCTATAGAGCTGCTACTAAACAGTAAAACGACTTGGAGGGGTGATGAGGACCTTAAGAAGGTCCTAGCTGGGTCTCGACACTGCAGAAGCTCTGATCCCAGAGACCGAGTCTTTGCTTTCTTAGGACTGGCGCACCCTGGATATGATGTCGAAACCAATTATGGCAAGTCCAACACCCTCGATGCCATTATCTTGCATACGGCCAAGAAAATTTTCGAATTTGAGAGAGACCTGGAGATTCTGGCCTTCGCCGTCAGAACGACCAAGGCAAGGCTGGGCGTATTACCGTCTTGGGTGCCAGATTGGGCGTCAACTGAGATTTTAGAGGATGGCCACTTCGCAGAGCTTCCAGGGCAGGACAAACAATTCCGGCATGACGCTATCGGTTCATCTGTTATCCAGCTCTCTCCTGACGCCAATAACGTCGTTCTACGAGTCCGAGGCCTGCATATAGATACCCTGGAACGACATCTACCTGTATGGGCCAACGCTTTTTACGACGCAGCTTTCGTGACAATTCGTGGCCATACAGTTCGAAGCAGATCTTTTGCGCAGGAAGGAGACGAGCTCTGGATGCTCATGGGCTCAAAATGGCCTTTCGTTCTCCGGCCATGTGCAAATGGATACATGGTCATAAGCGAGGCAGAGAATATCGACCTGTCAGCAAGGCCGGCGGAGAAGATACACTCTGATGAGATTCTGAGCCGTATGAGAAAGGGACTTGAAAGATTACGTATCATCTACCTTTGTTGA
- a CDS encoding Cupin type-1 domain-containing protein codes for MLADTAADRVDLLPDDAQFVFDFNKALDEAGGGDLAVANRKTFPALIGTGAGMAVGRLGPCGLNTFHVHPRSAELQLVIEGRIITEMVPENGVLDGDGKRRVIKNEIGPLEMTPFYQGSIHTQFNPDCSDAIFIASFASEDFGTGQIFDQTFAFENDMVAAALGQAVAGEDVDAVRDAIPVNIALGIDGCLQQCGIEKRAR; via the exons ATGCTGGCTGATAC CGCTGCAGATCGTGTTGACCTTCTGCCTGATGACGCACAGTTCGTCTTTGACTTTAACAAAGCCCTAGATGAGGCTGGCGGCGGCGATCTAGCTGTAGCAAACCGCAAGACATTTCCTGCTCTGATTGGCACCGGAGCTGGGATGGCTGTTGGCCGTTTAGGAC CGTGCGGCTTGAACACGTTTCATGTCCATCCCCGATCAGCGGAGCTGCAACTGGTAATTGAGGGGCGCATCATTACTGAAATGGTTCCAGAGAATGGTGTCCTCGATGGTGACGGAAAACGCCGGGTTATCAAGAACGAGATCGGCCCGCTCGAGATGACGCCGTTCTACCAAGGCTCTATCCACACGCAGTTCAACCCTGACTGTTCTGATGCTATCTTTATTGCTTCTTTTGCTAGTGAAGACTTTGGCACCGGACAAATCTTTGACCAGACTTTCGCTTTTGAAAACGATATGGTGGCGGCTGCCCTTGGACAGGCCGTGGCGGgtgaggatgttgatgctgTGCGTGATGCAATTCCGGTTAACATTGCTCTTGGCATAGATGGATGCCTGCAGCAATGTGGTATCGAGAAGAGGGCTCGCTAA